CCGAACTCAAACAAAAGGGCGGTTGCGATAAGGGTTGTTATGTTGGAATCAACAATCGTGGCATAAGCACGCTTGAACCCGGAATCGAGCGCCATGAACGCCGAAAGGCCCCTTTTGGTTTCTTCCCTGATACGTTCGTTGATCAGAACGTTGGCATCAACTGCAAGCCCGATCCCCAAAACAATCCCGGCAATCCCGGGCAGGGTCAACGTTGCCCCCATAAGACCAAGCGCACCAAATGTCAGTATGACGTTAAGCCCCAATGCCAGATTGGCGATAAGCCCCCAGCGGCCATAAAGCAAAAACATCAGTCCGGTTACCAGAGCCAAACCGATCAAGCCGGTATAAAGGCCCATTTCGATGGCATCTGCACCAAGGTCGGGGCCGACGGTCCGTTCTTCGATCACGGTCATTGGTGCGGGCAGAGACCCGGCACGAAGAAGTGCAGAAAGTGTTACCGTTTCACCAACCGTAAAGCTGCCGCTGATCTGGCCCGAACCACCGGTTATCGCTTCCCGGATGACTGGTGCGCTAAGGACTTCGTTGTCCAGAACAATGGCAAAGGGTTTTCCAACATTGGCGCGTGTGATATCGGCGAACTTTGCCGCACCGGCCGTATCAAACCGGAAATTGACAACTGGTTGATGGCTTTGCGGATCAAATCCGGCATGGGAATCTGTCAGATGATCGCCCGAAAGGGCTGGAGTACGATGCAAGTGATAGCTTTGCCCGTCCTTGTCCTGCAAAGTTAGTACACTGCTGTCGCGTTTATCGGTCCTGCTGCGATCCGCGAGCATATAGAAGCCAAGCTTTGCGGTGCTGCCCAGAAGTTTTCGGACCTGTGACGGGTCCTGAACGCCGGGCAACTGAACCAGAACACGATCACTGCCAATCCGTTGGATCGTTGGTTCCGATACGCCGATCTGGTCGATGCGGCTTCGAATGATCTCAAGGCTTTGCTGGGCGCTGGCGTCGACCCGGTTGCGAATGCCCTGTTCGCTAAGTGCGATATGGATGCTGTTATCGGATGGCGCGGTAATGACAAATTCTGCCGTTGATCCGTGTCGTGGTGTTTCAACCTGCACATTAGCAAGGTCTTCCAGAGCATCAAGGGCACCATCGTGGTCCTTGGTATCAGACAGGCTTACAATCACCTGATCATTACTGATCTGAATGCTGTTGGTGTCGACATTGGCCTTGCGAAGGGCGTTTGTGACATCATCGCGCGTTATTTCAAGGCGTTCGGCGATCATTGCCGCAGTATCGATTTCAAGCACAAGGTGCGATCCGCCTCGCAGATCAAGGCCAAGGGCAACCTGGCGTGTTGGTAAAAATGAGGGCCAGTCTGCAAGCTGAGCCGGGGTGAAAAGGTTTGGCAGGGCTGTCAGGAAACCTGTCAGAAGGACAAGGCTATAGACAACCACGCGCCATCTTGATGTACGCATGAAAAATAAACTCCGCACAGCAGTCAGACCGGGCCAACCTGATACCCGGTTATGCTGTCATCTGATATTTCTGGAAACACGGCGCATATCGTGCCGCGATTATGAGTAGGAGAAATCAGACCCGAAAGGGCGGAGCGCGCGGGGAAAATGGAAGAATTTCAGCGCCATGAGTGGGGATTGCACTTGCCACAAAGATGCATTTTGCCCGTTGGGCGGCTGTATGCTGTGTGACCGACGGTACAACAACGGCATCATCGGGGAAGGTTGGCTTATGGCTTGGTAAATCGTCCGGGGTTTGGCGGGGACTGGCAATGGCACGATCCAGTGCCACCGGAAGGACTGCCTGCGACGGGCCGCTATCATGATTGACGCTATTAAACGGATAGGGGAAAGTCGACCCGTCGGAAATTGGCGTGTCAGTAACGGATGTGCCGCCACCAAACAGGATAAGCGCGCAAGCAATCAGGCAAAATGCAGCATGGCGCAACAAACCCGGCAGGGATTGACTACGATCACGATGATCTATTGCCTTTGCGGCTTGGCTCGGTGGTTGGTTCATATTGGTCCGGCAGCGGTGAAACAGCGACAGATATGGCGTGACGTCTGATAAAACACAAGCCCGGCAATAAAATCTAATCGGGCATCGAGGTAACAAGGGGAACATGAAATGCTCAGGATGGTTTATGTCACGCCGGATGGCGGGCGTCATTGGGTCGATTCTACCTGGCGCGAAACCTCAACACTTCATAATGCGGTGGCCAATTGTGCACCTGGTGATTTGATCCGTTTGATGCCGGGAAACTATTTCCTGCCTGAACCGGTTGATATCCCGATAAGCGGCCTTGAAGATCAGCCGATCATCATTCGCGGTGAATATGGTGCCATTCTTGACGGTCGCCGTCCGCCTGATCCCGAAGTTTCGGCAATCGATCCCGGATGCGCCAAATACGCGGCGTTTCGCATCATCGGAAAGCGCCATATTCGTCTTGATAATATCCGTATCGAACGAGCATGGCCGAGTGCCGTCTATATCCGCGACAGCAATGATCTGATATTCAAAAACCTTCAAATCCGGGGCGGAACATATGCCTTTTATGCGACGGGCGAGCACACATCACGCATCATCATCGAAAATTGCGACTGGATTCAGGATGATGTGATCTGGCGGTACCTTGACTGGGCGATGATCCATGACGGCGAAATCACTCCGGGCAAGGAAGCACCATATCGATACCTGAACGGTGCATTTTTTGGGGCGGATGACATTGCGGGCGATATCGTAATCCGTGGAAACGATGTGCGCCACTGCTATAACGCCGTTCGAATGGATGTATCCGCAACCAATCTGCAAAAGCCGATCGGCAGTTTTAACCGCAATGTCCGCATCATTGATAACCGATTCAGTTTCGTCCGCGACAATCCGATTGAACCCGAAGCAACTGCTGTGGGCTGGTGGGTGGCCTATAACCAGTTTTACAACTGCCACAAACTTTTTTCGCAGGATAATCTGGCTGGCGGGTACTGGTATTATTTCGGCAATCGCGGCTGGTTTGATAGCCGCCCGGGGCCGGAGGGTGATGAAAACAACGGTGGTGCCGTTTTCAAATTCGGCAAGTCAAGCCATGCGCAGCCAATCATGCCTGTTGAATGCTTCCACAACAGCTTCTTCCTGCGTCAGAAATACGTCAAAAAGGGCGCAACCAGGATGTGGCAAAACCGGCGTAATGCCATTGGGTATGCCAATCCGGCGACTTTGCCCATCAACCTGATGCCGCTTGATCAGACATTGTTTGGTCATACTGACGAACTTGATCTTGGCAGGGATGAAGATCGCGGTGTGCGGTTTTCCGGTGATGTGTGCAATCACGCGACTTATCCCGCAATATTTGATGCCTGGCCCGGTGTGCTGAGCAATCCACGGCCGGCAGCAGGGCCGATATTCAAGGCGGGTATTTGTGGTGACCTGGAACTGGTGCCCGAATATGCCGAGGGTTTCCGTGATCCGCTCGAAGTCCCAATGCCCGATGGCACCGTCTGGAAATCCGATCCCCAAAGCTGGCCCGGGGCATTGACCGGCAAAAGCTATTCAACGGTCCGGACTATGTGCCGGTTGATTTGGCATTTATTCGTACCAAGACGAACGAAAGTAACTCGAATGCAGGGGACTAGGGGGATTGGCGACGTTGTCGTAATCTTGGGAATGGCCTGCAGCGAAGTGACGTAAGCGTAAATATATTGACTTGTAAGTACCAATGTTGCGATGTTGCACCATTGCATTCATTCAATAAGAAAAACCATGAACGATAAGCTGTACAGCATTACCGAGCTTGCCGAAGAGTTCGACATCACGCCGCGCGCTATCCGATTTTATGAAACCAAATGCCTGCTATCACCCCAGCGGGCAGGTGCGACGCGTGTATATAACTATCGTGATCGCGCGCGCCTTATGCTGGTGCTGCGTGGCAAACGTCTTGGTTTTTCGCTTGAAGACATCAAGGAATATATTGATCTTTATGACGCTGAACGGTCGGGTGCAGATCAACTGGCGCATCTGATGCTGGTCGGGCGTCGTCGCATTTCCGAACTGGAACAACAGCTTGAAGACGTTCAGACAACCTTGGGCGAACTTCGCAAAATCGAAAGCGAGGCCGCCGACGCTTTGCGCGAAAAGGGGATTGACCCAGAAAAGGCATTGGCACACATCAAATCCAAACTGACGCCTGAAACCGCGTAATTTTTGGATGTCGTCTGATGGCAAAATAAAAACCCGGCCAATTCAATGTGACCGGGCTTTTTTCATGATTTATCAACCCGATATCAGGCGACGTCGCGTTGCAAGGGCAGGGTGACTTCAAACACTTCCTCATCGGCAAGATATTTGCGCGAGAAGCCCAGTTTTTCGCAAAGCGTCAGCATACGGCGGTTATCTGGTAGAACCTGTCCGATAAAGGTTTCTGTCCCTTTCTGGCGGCAGAATTCGATCATCTTTTCCATTAATATGCGGCCAAGCCCGCGCCCTTTGATGTCTGAACGAACCATGATCGCATATTCGGCATGCTCGTTGTTCGGATCTATTACGACCTGAACAATGCCATGGATATCGCCTGCTTCTGGCCCCTCTGGCACGATGGCAAGGAATGCCATATCCCTATCGTAATCAAGTTGTGTCTGGCGGGCCATTTCCGAATGCGGCAATTCACGGACCGAGCCAAAGAACCGGAAATGAATGTCTTCCGGTGTCAGTTTCGACATGAATTCATAGTGCTTTGGCTCGTCTTCTGGCTTGATCGGACGCAGAAGATATTTTGTCCCGTCTTCAAGGATCAGTTCCTGTTTCAGGTGGCGCGGATAGGGGTGAATTGCCAGACGTTGATCATCGCCAACCACTTTTGGTGTCACCTTGATCCGTGCGTCCAGTGCTATCACCCCGGTCTGATCAATCAGAAGCGGGTTCATGTCGAGTTCAAGCACCTCGCCAAGATGCACAACCAACTGTGACAGCCGCACCAGCGTGACGTAAAGCTGTTCGAGGTTGACCGGCGGCACATCGCGATAACCGCGCAGCAGATTATAGATACGCGTTCCTTCCACAAGCTCGCGCGCCAGCTTCATATTCAGCGGTGGTAGCGCCATGGCCCGGTCGCGGACTACTTCAACTTCGACCCCGCCATGACCAAACAGGATCACCGGGCCAAAAATTGGATCGGTGGTCATGCCAACGATCAATTCACGCGCACCAGCACGTTTGATCATTTCCTGAACGGTAAAGCCTCGTACCCGCGCATTTGGGAATTTCTGTTTGACGGTCCGCAGCATCTTGTTGCCGGCAGCTCGGAGCTCTTCGTCACTGTCGATATTCAGAACCACACCGCCAACGTCGGACTTGTGGCTGATATCATCCGAGAGAATCTTGAGCGCGACCGGATAACCGATGGCATCCGCCGTTTCGATGGCGTCATCAACCGATTCTGCGGCTACGGTTTTGACCGTATTGATGCCATAGCATTCCAGAACTGCTTTTGCCTCTGGCTCGGTCAACATATCCCGCCCCGAATGAATGGCTGTGTGGATGATCTGGCGCGCCTTGTCGGTTTCCGGCGTGAAGTCCTGCGGAACTGATGGCGGCGTTTCCATCAGGACTTCCTGCAATTTGCGGTAATTCACCATATGCTGGAAGGCGGCAACGGCATTTTCCGGGGTGCGATATGTCGGGATCCCAGCGGCATAAAACAGATTGCGCGCCTTGGCGACGGTTGCCTCGCCAACCCAGTTGGTCAGGATGTTTTTGCGGCTGTTCTTGATCGCATCAATCACGCCTTGGGCAACTTCCACCGGATCGGTGATGGCTGTTGGGGCATGCATGACCAGAAGGCTGTCGATATTGGGATCTTTCAGGACCGCATCAATCGACTTTGCATATCGTTCGCCCGGGGCATCGCCGATAATGTCGATCGGGTTTGCATGTGACCAGGTCGATGGCAAGACACCGTTAAGCGCCTCGATCGTGCTATCTTCAAGCTTGGCAAGATGGCCTTGGCGTTCAATCAGGGCATCAACGGCCAAAACGCCAATACCGCCCCCATTTGTGATAATGCCAAGTTTGTCGCCCCGGAACGGGCGCATACGTGACAAGGTTTCTGCGGCGGAGAACATTTCCGAAACTGTATAAACGCGCAGAACGCCCGCACGTTTGATGGCGGCATCAAACACGTCATCGGCTCCGGCCAGCGCGCCGGTATGCGATGCGGCTGCGGCTGCACCCTCGGCAAAGCGGCCCGATTTGATGCAAAGGATCGGCTTATTGCGCGATGCGGCGCGTGCTGCGGAAATGAAACCGCGGCGTTCCTGAATGGATTCGATATAAAGCATGATCGCACGCGTATTCGGATCCGACCCCAGATAATCGATCACGTCGCCGAAATCGACATCGTCGCATTCGCCTAACGATATAAAGTGCGAAAAACCGATGCCGCGTGCCGCCGCCCAGTCGAGAACAGCGGTGCAAAGCGCGCCCGACTGCGACACAAAAGCGATTTTGCCACTGCCGATGCTTTGATGACTGAAACTGGCATTGAGTCCGATACCCGGCACCATCAGGCCAAGACAGTTTGGGCCCAGCAGGCGCATTTTGTGGCTTGCGGCAATTTCAAGCATCGCCTGTTTCACGCTGCGGCTATCGTCATATTGTTCGGCACCAAGACCCGCGGTCAGCACGATGGCTGCCATGCAGCCTTTGGCGGCAAGGCATTCCATGGTTGGCACAACGGCTTTGGGGGGGACGCAAATAACGGCAAGTTCGGGAACAACCGGCAGGTTTTCAACATCAGGGTAGGCCAGAACACCACCAATTGACTGGCTGTGCGGATTAACCGGCATGATCGGTCCGTCAAAACCGCCTGCCAGCAGATTGCGCATGATCACCTGTCCAACGGAATGGGACCGATTGGATGCGCCGATGACTGCGACCGATTTTGGTTTGAAAAGATGGTCCAGATTGATCGTGCTCATGACCGAATTCCCGCTTTTTCCATGGGGCACGCGATGACGCGGCCGGTGGCAATTGAATGGCCATCATATTTGT
The Thalassospira xiamenensis M-5 = DSM 17429 DNA segment above includes these coding regions:
- the secD gene encoding protein translocase subunit SecD, producing the protein MRTSRWRVVVYSLVLLTGFLTALPNLFTPAQLADWPSFLPTRQVALGLDLRGGSHLVLEIDTAAMIAERLEITRDDVTNALRKANVDTNSIQISNDQVIVSLSDTKDHDGALDALEDLANVQVETPRHGSTAEFVITAPSDNSIHIALSEQGIRNRVDASAQQSLEIIRSRIDQIGVSEPTIQRIGSDRVLVQLPGVQDPSQVRKLLGSTAKLGFYMLADRSRTDKRDSSVLTLQDKDGQSYHLHRTPALSGDHLTDSHAGFDPQSHQPVVNFRFDTAGAAKFADITRANVGKPFAIVLDNEVLSAPVIREAITGGSGQISGSFTVGETVTLSALLRAGSLPAPMTVIEERTVGPDLGADAIEMGLYTGLIGLALVTGLMFLLYGRWGLIANLALGLNVILTFGALGLMGATLTLPGIAGIVLGIGLAVDANVLINERIREETKRGLSAFMALDSGFKRAYATIVDSNITTLIATALLFEFGSGPVRGFAITMGLGIVISMFTAVAVVRVIMTEIVWRTRMKKLVIEPLWRFMPEKTSISFMRARFLGIGMSLLLSAISIGLFFKPGLDYGVDFKGGIQVEVASGSANNGNSPLDLGALRQELSTLGLGDVSLQDIGKDGHILIRVERQPGGEQTQTAAVETVKKAVQSIDPAADFERTEVVGPKVSGELAQSGVSAVIFASLAMLCYIWWRFEWPFAVGAIVTLILDVTKTIGFFAIMGLDFNLTAIAALLTLIGYSVNDKVVVYDRMRENLRLYRKMPMREIIDMSINQSLARCLFTSLTTLFAMVPMAIWGGSAVESFAVPMVFGVVIATTSSIYIAAPILLFLDTWRQKQRQKHARLASETDIDDNPLIKASS
- a CDS encoding MerR family transcriptional regulator — encoded protein: MNDKLYSITELAEEFDITPRAIRFYETKCLLSPQRAGATRVYNYRDRARLMLVLRGKRLGFSLEDIKEYIDLYDAERSGADQLAHLMLVGRRRISELEQQLEDVQTTLGELRKIESEAADALREKGIDPEKALAHIKSKLTPETA
- a CDS encoding bifunctional acetate--CoA ligase family protein/GNAT family N-acetyltransferase; translated protein: MSTINLDHLFKPKSVAVIGASNRSHSVGQVIMRNLLAGGFDGPIMPVNPHSQSIGGVLAYPDVENLPVVPELAVICVPPKAVVPTMECLAAKGCMAAIVLTAGLGAEQYDDSRSVKQAMLEIAASHKMRLLGPNCLGLMVPGIGLNASFSHQSIGSGKIAFVSQSGALCTAVLDWAAARGIGFSHFISLGECDDVDFGDVIDYLGSDPNTRAIMLYIESIQERRGFISAARAASRNKPILCIKSGRFAEGAAAAASHTGALAGADDVFDAAIKRAGVLRVYTVSEMFSAAETLSRMRPFRGDKLGIITNGGGIGVLAVDALIERQGHLAKLEDSTIEALNGVLPSTWSHANPIDIIGDAPGERYAKSIDAVLKDPNIDSLLVMHAPTAITDPVEVAQGVIDAIKNSRKNILTNWVGEATVAKARNLFYAAGIPTYRTPENAVAAFQHMVNYRKLQEVLMETPPSVPQDFTPETDKARQIIHTAIHSGRDMLTEPEAKAVLECYGINTVKTVAAESVDDAIETADAIGYPVALKILSDDISHKSDVGGVVLNIDSDEELRAAGNKMLRTVKQKFPNARVRGFTVQEMIKRAGARELIVGMTTDPIFGPVILFGHGGVEVEVVRDRAMALPPLNMKLARELVEGTRIYNLLRGYRDVPPVNLEQLYVTLVRLSQLVVHLGEVLELDMNPLLIDQTGVIALDARIKVTPKVVGDDQRLAIHPYPRHLKQELILEDGTKYLLRPIKPEDEPKHYEFMSKLTPEDIHFRFFGSVRELPHSEMARQTQLDYDRDMAFLAIVPEGPEAGDIHGIVQVVIDPNNEHAEYAIMVRSDIKGRGLGRILMEKMIEFCRQKGTETFIGQVLPDNRRMLTLCEKLGFSRKYLADEEVFEVTLPLQRDVA